In Capricornis sumatraensis isolate serow.1 chromosome 2, serow.2, whole genome shotgun sequence, the DNA window CAGGCTGCACACTGGGAGCCCGTGAAGATTTGTGATTGCTCTAAAGTGGGAAGAGTGGCCTTGCATTAAGTGTCTTGTCATAAACCAAGAGCTGTACTGATTTAGAATGGATTGTAGTTGGAACCACAGTTAGGATGAGCTGGCTGCTCCTGATTGCTTCTTTTATCTGCTCAGGTGCCCCTTAAGCTTTAAATTATCTTGCCTTAGTCTTTCCCCTTGCAGCTTCCACTGCTGAGTGGTATCTGGGTGGTGTTTGTGAGATTTGGAGTAGAGAAGAGGGTGGATGGTCCATTAGGAACAGATACCACATGAAACCCAGTGCCCTAAAATAGACCAGAGTTAGGAAGTTAAGAATGCTTTTCATACAAAGCAGATAGACTTCCCCCTCAGTTACCCCTTACCTTACTGTTTCTTTGTGTTCAGGAGTAAAGAGTCTTGATAGAAATACTTTTACATGAAAGAATAGGGGAACCTCACTAATTTGTATATCACTTGTAGGTTTGATTTAAAAGTCCTGAAAAGTATTCGTTTTTCAGATACCTAAGTCCATATAGTACCATAAAAAAATGTGTTCCCTTGCTTTCGTTTGACATTGAGGATGAATTCAGACATTTTCTGGCAGCATTAAAGGAGCAGTTTTGCCTTTTTAAGTAAGGTAGTAGGTGGCCAAATCATCTGAGTGTTTCAGacatcagttttctttcctgtaagACAAGGTATTGGCTTAAATGATCCCTAAGGTCCCAGCAAGCTCTTAACTCCTGTGAATATATGCTTTTTTTCCAATACTATTAACATGTAGATTTCCCCTTCCTTTTCATATCCTCTAAATTTCCTTTAATGTACATGTTTTGTACATTATACAAAGTACATGTTTTGCTTTATTATAAACAATAAATCttgaaaaggaaaagcagagaccAGATTTATAGGAGGCAGtgagctccctgtccatcaattcCTCCATCTTGATTGGAGCCCCTGAGCTCCAGATGTAAACATTCTGTTCTCTTTCAGATCCCGGATTCTATGCAGAAAGAGCATTTCTGTGCTGAAAaaattatttacctttttttgaATGTGTTATGGATAATGAAAAAAGTGTGTGGCATTGAACGtaattctgttttgtattttcagTTGCAGTGCCTACCTCAGCTgaccagcagcagcatccttccAGCTCTGGATAACAAGAAATATTGCTGTAACACCAAGAAACTTAACTACCAttttccaaacatttaaagagcTTGGAGATTGATGATAAAAAAAGAGTTGATCATCAATTTGAATAAAACACACATTTGGTTGAAAACAATCACAACCTTGGAAAAAGCCTCAGGAGAAAATTTAAGTAACTAAGTTGGGGAGGCCACATGGCAAGATGTGAAGGAAAATTCCAGAGGCAGTCTTCCATGCATGACGATGCTGTCCAGAACAGAAAGGAACAACTTCTTTGGATTTTCACTTGTATTTTTATTGTATCTAAGTAACTGAGCTGATGGACAGAATATAAACTGTATCTACTGTACTCACTTATACCTCTGGCAAAATAgagatgcaaaagaaaaaagatttatgcTATGATCGTACCAGAGAGAACAGGTGAAAATGGATTACAGAATGCCCATATATTTTTTTGGATCTCTGTTGCTTTGAGTCCTATCCCCTGCTTCTTCAGATTTTCTCATCATATTTAAGGAGGGTTTTAGTTCTTAAAAGCAAAATgtttaaatttccatttcctgCTTGTTCTAGttcttgatttttatatatgGAAACTTCTTGAATATTTGagtcattcaaaatatttaaaatcatatggATTATCATAAAAGGACTGTAATTTATCTGCTTATATATTTAATGATGTGTTTATAGACACTTCTTACATATACTTCGGTCTACCTTTAGTAAAGGATGCATCTTAGTCATTCTTGCAGGCAAGATGGGTTGACTATAATCTGTCTATATTCGTTCACCCAGTTACCCTTGCAAACAATGGCATGAAGCTTGGCAGTTGACCAAGGGGTAGAACAAGATCTACAGGCTTTGCAGGAACTGAGCCTGCCAGCCTGAAAGTAATTAGTACTCCATTCTCTCCAGTTCTGCCTCAGACTTGGAGACAGAGCAACAGGCAGGACTATATACAGTGATCTGGGTTTTGGAAGAAACTGCTTATAAACTTTCACTTGGGGCATAAGAGACATTATGTTTTAAGTTGATGTTTCCCTGAAGTATCTTTTTACActctatgtatatatgtgttgtatatatatgtatactgcacacgcatatatgtgtgtgtatataccaacCTAACAGTTAAACACTGACAATAATAGGCCAAAGTGATATTATTGACAATTGCTAGCTTTGTACAGTGGTTAAAATGATGACATATAATTAGCTTTGATTTGGCCTATTGCTTCTATTCAAAAAGCTTTTTCGTCTTTGTCCCCTGGACATAAGGGCAATATGAAGCTGATGTCTGTTTCTTATTGCTCAGCCCCATTTTTCATTGATGTGCTGCTGTTTCCTAGCAGTTCTCGCCATGGGTTTTGAAGATGTATTTTACTGTTTACTGTATCTTCAAAACATTTCTTTTGCACTTTAATTTACTGCTATATTAATTTTCTTCATGACAGCATTTGATTGTTTTTACGTACTACACAGTGATCTACCAAATTCTGGCATCTGTTCAATAATTTTGACTACCCCAGCCAGTTTAATGATAGCCTGAGGCTTCCTGATGTATGTAGCTTCTTGCATAAAGTTGACAGTGGGCTAAATAACCAGTCACAATATAATCTAATTCTTGTTACATAGACTTTGATTCAAATGACAAAGAAGAACAACCAACTTCTGCAATAGTgtaaattttgtattttctttttcccttaccCCTAACAATGCACTTGATGAGGCAGATGACTGTAACTGCCTAATTTACCcagtatttttaaagaatccCATTCAGAATAGAAAAGTATCTCCAGACTAACTTGTGGGCAGTCAGTTGCTTCATCACATAGTAATCAAATAAACCTGAGACAGAAGTGGtcatttttttctgacttctaTAAAATGTATGCTTATACTTAACCATATCCGTGATCCTTTCTTCATCACGGAATCACCACTGTTTCACATGAGACAaacatttcctgatttttaaaatgacagtggCAATTAGTAAATAGTATATCATTTATGGCATGTGCTATTTATATAATCCAGTTTATAAACACaactaaaattcatttttctactATAAGAGTGCATCACAgaaagtgtttattttaaaactgtctcCAGTCAAGGAGATAGTCCAACAGAATAATGTTCAAACCAAACATACAGACATCCTCAAACAAGTTGGCATATAACTAACAATAATAGAATCAGGGCCATTTCAAAGAGGTAAAAATAAAGATCTGATTTTATCTATTTATGATATTCGTTACTACTGTGTTCTAGACATAAAGTGAATTTTGTGCTCATACTCATGGGAAATACTATCCAACATATATGAGGGAATACAAATTAGTTTCTAATTGACATGTTAAATTTTTCCTCTTtaagcagtttttaaatttaagcaAAAATAGGTAAAGCTGTGCTGGTCTTCATTATTGTTTCCTCTGGTTTATTGGAATAAGCAAAGTTATTTAAATCCAGCCAAGTATTTATGTCTAGTTTTAATAAAACACCAGATTAAGCCTATAAACTAGACAAATTAGCCAGAAACTGTTTATTCAGAGAAAGGATGTATGTTACAAAGAGCACAGATATGCAGGATCATGAGAAATGCATGCAAATCCTGGGAAGCAATGGGAATGCTCCAGCAACCTCTGAAGACTTTGCATAATTGACTCCATCAATGAATCTGAAAtttagctttcagtttttcataatTGTACATTTATAGTAACATGCTTCAATAACGTTAAAATGAAGCAAAttactgttaaaaaataaatacctgtactgtacatttaaatcattttaaagaacTTAAGTATCTATATCAAGAGATATTTATATAGATaccattataaaataaagaatatattaaaattaaaagggtATCTGATTTGCACTTAATATGATTTAGTGTACATAAATTCTTACTTCCAACTTAGTAACTTTAGTGAATCACATCTgaatgtttattttctacatgATGGATGCTGCTAAAATGTCATGATATAACATCCTTATAGTTCTGCTGATAACTATATAATATTTGTTGCTGTTAAGGATCAGTTTAAAATGACACTCTACACTGAATTAAGATActtattgaaatattattttacttcaaGTCTAATTTTAGCTCCAGAGAAGGCAGTGATGTCTTAAAGGCTtgaacaattttttctttttcttttactccaGGAAGATCACTTAGAAACAAATACTTGAGGttcctgtaaaaaaaaagaaaattttaaaagttaatataatTTGACCTTTACTCTTatagcattaaaaataaacttgttttATTGGCTTTTTAAGAAATTACACACAGTGTGTGTTCATATCATCCTACACATTCAAAATGACTTTTAGAACAGTAATCTTAGAGTACTACTTTAAATGAGATTCATGCTAGGAACTAATCTAGACTTTGGAAAGTTTAGTTGTTCTGGTTATGTCAATAAttctgctgagtttttccaaataTGTATATTATGGCATAGAACTCCTTTGtatgttaaatataaaatatgacatcaGTTGTAGTTATGATTTTTTGAATCTGAcactaaaagtaaaaacaaagcaaatataaacaagtGGAACTACATCAAGTTGAAAGGCTTCTGCACAGCCAAgaaaaccattaacaaaatgaaaaggcaacctactgaacaggagaaaatacCTGCAAGTCATATATCTAATaaggggctaatatccaaaatgtataagctcatacaactcaatagcaaaaaacctgaacaatgcaatttttaaaatggtcaaatatctgaacagacatttttccaaagagggcATACAGATGGAGAACAGGTACATGAAGAGATACTCTACatcattatcagggaaatgcaaatcaaaaccacaatgagatagcacccTACatttgttagaatggctattatcaaaaagactagaaataagtgttggtgaggacgtagagaaaagggaatctttgtCCATGGTtgatgggactgtaaattggGGCGGTCATATGAAAAACAGCAtaaagattcctcaaaaaattaaaaaagaactacCAAATGATTCAATAATTCTTTGTTtcagtatttatctgaagaaaacaaaaacactaactcaacAAGACATCTGCACACCTGTGTTcagtgcagcattatttacaatagtcactctacagaaacaacctaaaagtCCACTGATGGATCAGTGGATAGAGAAATTacagtatatgcatatatgtagtattgagccataaaaaaataaaattcaacattggCGACAAACCGGATGGACCtcgagggtattatgctaagtgaagtcagtcagacagagaaagacaaatactgtatgatctcctatatgtggaagctaaaaataaacaagcaagctCACAGATACACAAAACAGATTGGTGGTTATTGCCAAGCCGGGGTGAGAAGCAGGAAAAATGGGTGAACTGTGctatgtttctgcttttattttaaatgagattgaattttaaaaatattaatcttaacctagaaaggaaaagaaactgggGAAGTTCTTAAAACAACTCAAGTTTCTATTACGAGATGAAGCCACAAAGCCTGAACTAATGTAAGAGACAAACAATCTGGTACTTTTGGTTCTAATGTTTAAGATTTCTCAAACTTCCTGTGATGCTGAGGTTATTGGCAGAACATGGGgggaaaatactttaaaagatgAGGAGGAAGTATAATTGCTGATGTTTACAGAGAGCACCAACAACTGTAATAGGCATCATGCTAGGTGGTTTatgtaattgatttttaaaaaaagatgcttcCTAAAAAATGCAGTACAACTATAAGATATTAAAGTTGATAACTTCAATTGTTTTAAAGTACTGTGGCTGAAAgttaaaccattttttaaaattctgtttttcagaattaaaaaaagataccATCTCTCAACTGTTTTAAATTCTGATTCTTCACCTTAACATGATCAAGTTTCTATTTTGACACTGACCACCTACCTGAAATGATGCAAAGCAATGATACCTTTGTCTGTGACATTCCCACatgaaattatttccatttccaaCATGCTTTTTTGTAAATTTTCAAGTTGGCTAAGTCTCTCCAAACAACCATCCTCAATATAGTGACACTTGCATAGTCTTATTTTTTCAACATACTGTAGGCCttctggaagggaaaaaaaatacggTTTAAGAACCTGCTTTACCATTAAGATGATCAACTGTCCTAGTTTGCCCAGGACTGTTCTGGTGTCAGGACTGAAAGTCCTAAGTCCTAGGAAACCTCTTAATCCCAAGAAAACTGGAACAATTAGTCACCCTATTAACCACACAAAGTATTCACTACATGGATTGTGCTGACAGACAGGGCCATTCTACAGTCAGATGCCCATGCACTGAGGAATGAAATGCCCACACAAGCAGAGGCTGTGTGGATATAATTATTTCTATATTAGTCAGGGTTACTCAATGACAGAAGTTTGACAAAGATAGTTTAACAAACAAGACCTTAAATATTAAGTCGATAAACCACAGCTTagtgtggagagaaaggagaggagggtaCTTGTAACCTCTATGTAACTTAAGAATAAATATCATACACAAGAAGATACAAGCTGGATTGGACTGAAAAGGGCGAGAAGGACACCCGTATGACTATAAGAGTGAGTCAACTGCAACCAAAGGTCATTGCAAACCACCTGCATTTCCCATAACAAACGGTAGAGGACTTACCCATGTGATCAAACCCGATGCTCATGATGCAGGAATCGGTGGCGTCAACTGCCTGAATCTTGTATTTGTCCAGAGGGCCTGTCGGGAGATGGTTGTAGTCCTTCTGCCACCTCTCCTGGCCATAGTAGCGCACCATGGCCCCACAGCGCAGCAGCCACTCTGACGCTGCCCTGTCAGGACCCACGTCCCTGATACGGTCATGATCCACTCTGGGGGGATGAGAAGAAAAGCAGGAAGCTTTTACTATCGTCACTAGCTTCTTAGCCATGTTCACCAACATAAATACAGAATAGCAACTATTTTTCACTTCATGTGATGAGGAGGGAGATAAATCcatgaaaagaaaacattcaatGGTAGCTCTACTTGCTaccatttttgcttctgttttcaagTGAACACTgccaaagcattttttaaaaaaaatctgggttTATCAGGCAGACATGGGTCTTTATTGACTCGTATGTAGCATAGTAGCTTGACTCCAGGAGATATTCAGTAACTACGTATTGAACGAATGACAACACTTGGTTATAATTTTCATTAatgataaaagatttaaaaagggAATAATTTTGTACATTTGTTCAAATTAATGTCTGTAAGtgatctttattaatttttacacatGCCTTTTTCTCTAGTTAGTGGTATTAATGCTGTATTAAGCAATGAGGAGGTTAGTTTTGCCAGTTTCAAAATAAGCATGCCaccaaataacatttttaaaacttgaattcACTTGATAGTATTCAAAAGGTTAACTACATTGCTTAAGTCACAGAATAAAATATTCTAACATTACTGagcttttctgattataaaaataataaaagatcatttaaaaaagattgaaaggcactgaaagaatgaataaaaagaatcACTGAAGTCCTGCAACCCAGTCAGTCACAGTTAATATTCTATAACCTATCTTTTTttggtctttaatttttttttaagaaaattagggTCATACTGCATACACAACACAAATAACATCTGAAATATAAGAAAACCAAATTAGCCACTGGGAACTCAT includes these proteins:
- the DMAC2L gene encoding ATP synthase subunit s, mitochondrial isoform X1, with the protein product MMLFGKISQQLCGLKKLPWSRDSRYFWGWLNAVFNKVDHDRIRDVGPDRAASEWLLRCGAMVRYYGQERWQKDYNHLPTGPLDKYKIQAVDATDSCIMSIGFDHMEGLQYVEKIRLCKCHYIEDGCLERLSQLENLQKSMLEMEIISCGNVTDKGIIALHHFRNLKYLFLSDLPGVKEKEKIVQAFKTSLPSLELKLDLK
- the DMAC2L gene encoding ATP synthase subunit s, mitochondrial isoform X2 gives rise to the protein MMLFGKISQQLCGLKKLPWSRDSRYFWGWLNAVFNKVDHDRIRDVGPDRAASEWLLRCGAMVRYYGQERWQKDYNHLPTGPLDKYKIQAVDATDSCIMSIGFDHMEGLQYVEKIRLCKCHYIEDGCLERLSQLENLQKSMLEMEIISCGNVTDKGTSSICF